A region from the Streptosporangium sp. NBC_01756 genome encodes:
- a CDS encoding alpha/beta hydrolase family protein, with amino-acid sequence MAAGLVLLALAMVGYTLPPPFDPPPLTTDPVFQTLPAQPPAEVKRPPPAAQITTQDITVDVGDITLEATVRAPLTPGRHPALVFVQGAGPGARGEFTTQAEALARTGIVTLTYDKRTVRYDFRNRDFDLLADDALRVMERLRLRADVDPARTGLWGVSEGSWVVPIAAAKSADVGFTVLVSAPNVSPMRQVTWAMGEQLDRLHAPTGVRDLIIRAMSAVHMNFLRYDGLPALRGIHQPVLALYGTRDPSIPFVESSQALTAALAESGNSDYTIRYLADADHGMRIHGGPFAPGYLETLSNWVRGLPGTARPAVHIAGATPVQRYEASEVPNAPWYAGGTVLGLALCLAAVGYVVGPVTEMVLRLRGRQLPADVNVLIWPPIRRRLRRMAWTGLGLLVSVLAFITVLVLFSVNQAGAWPAVLGGWLVIRILAALMLLQEVTTVAAVVSGLREGWEPSRPQRAAVAGVLGSTGLLLVAAAYYSLFAFPW; translated from the coding sequence GTGGCCGCGGGTTTGGTCCTGCTGGCTCTCGCGATGGTGGGTTACACGCTGCCTCCTCCGTTCGATCCACCTCCGCTGACCACGGATCCGGTCTTCCAGACCCTGCCCGCCCAGCCGCCCGCCGAGGTGAAACGCCCGCCCCCGGCCGCGCAGATCACCACGCAGGACATCACGGTCGACGTCGGGGACATCACCCTTGAGGCCACGGTCCGCGCGCCGCTCACCCCCGGAAGGCATCCCGCCCTGGTCTTCGTCCAGGGCGCCGGGCCCGGCGCCCGGGGCGAGTTCACCACCCAGGCCGAGGCGCTGGCCAGGACGGGGATCGTCACCCTCACCTACGACAAGCGGACCGTGCGCTACGACTTCCGCAACCGCGACTTCGACCTGCTCGCCGACGACGCGCTGCGTGTCATGGAACGCCTCCGCCTGCGTGCCGACGTCGACCCGGCCAGGACCGGGCTCTGGGGGGTGAGCGAGGGGAGCTGGGTGGTTCCGATCGCGGCCGCCAAGAGCGCCGACGTCGGGTTCACCGTGCTGGTCTCCGCGCCCAACGTCTCCCCCATGCGGCAGGTCACCTGGGCGATGGGCGAGCAGCTCGACCGGCTGCACGCGCCCACCGGGGTACGGGATCTGATCATCCGGGCGATGAGCGCGGTCCACATGAACTTCCTGCGTTACGACGGCCTGCCCGCGCTGCGCGGGATCCACCAACCGGTCCTCGCCCTGTACGGCACGCGCGATCCGTCGATCCCGTTCGTGGAGAGCAGCCAGGCGCTCACCGCCGCGCTCGCCGAGAGCGGCAACAGCGACTACACGATCCGCTATCTCGCCGACGCCGACCACGGCATGCGCATCCATGGGGGGCCGTTCGCCCCGGGTTACCTGGAGACGCTGTCCAACTGGGTCAGGGGCCTGCCGGGTACGGCCAGGCCGGCGGTGCACATCGCGGGAGCCACTCCGGTCCAGCGCTACGAGGCCAGCGAGGTTCCCAACGCCCCGTGGTACGCCGGGGGCACGGTGCTGGGACTCGCGCTCTGCCTGGCCGCCGTCGGGTACGTGGTCGGCCCGGTGACCGAGATGGTGCTACGGCTGCGCGGCCGGCAGTTGCCCGCCGACGTCAACGTGCTGATCTGGCCGCCCATCCGGCGCCGGCTCCGCCGGATGGCGTGGACCGGGCTCGGGCTGCTGGTGTCGGTGCTGGCGTTCATCACGGTGCTGGTGCTGTTCTCGGTCAACCAGGCGGGAGCCTGGCCGGCGGTGCTCGGCGGATGGCTGGTCATCCGGATCCTGGCCGCGCTCATGCTGCTGCAGGAGGTCACCACCGTAGCCGCCGTCGTCTCGGGGTTGCGGGAAGGCTGGGAGCCCAGCCGTCCGCAACGGGCCGCGGTCGCCGGAGTGCTCGGCAGCACCGGCCTGCTCCTGGTCGCCGCGGCCTACTACAGCCTGTTCGCCTTCCCCTGGTGA
- a CDS encoding LCP family protein: protein MPDRSGPVRAGAVIGWTALSVVAPGAAHLRAGRRRTGLTLLSVHAATLLALLCGALTADLGDLAGRLVASSWLTVVTAVSVALGLAWSALVVHSFVVLNPAALSRAGQAVTGTLAGVLAVAVLLPFGLAGQYAAISQSALEKVFSAPAPTAPSAAPSGGADPWAGRDRVNILLLGGDADTHRVGVRTDSVNVASVDVETGDTVLLSLPRNLENVRFVPGSPMARRFPDGFRLPANPDGSREDLLFAVWEYADSHPEVFGGRKDQGTRTLMETVGHILGLKIDWYALVNMWGFARLIDAIGGVRLTVPQDVVFGKYDEGVVKAGTRRLRGADAMWFARSRTDSDDFSRMGRQRCVLGALLAQTDPATVLARFNQVALATRELLRTDIPRPMLEHLVPLALKVKNARVTSVQFVPPLINTGYPDWRKIRSVTARAIRSSGAPRRHLGATATPAATPATTPTLTPAPTPATTPAATPAATSAPRPSTGTEDVTAPRNITDGCG, encoded by the coding sequence GTGCCAGACAGATCAGGGCCGGTCAGGGCCGGCGCGGTCATCGGATGGACGGCCCTGTCCGTCGTCGCCCCCGGAGCCGCGCACCTGCGTGCCGGACGGCGCAGGACCGGGCTGACACTCCTGTCCGTCCATGCCGCGACGCTGCTGGCGCTGCTGTGCGGCGCGCTCACCGCCGACCTCGGCGACCTCGCCGGACGGCTCGTCGCGTCGTCCTGGCTGACCGTCGTCACCGCGGTCTCCGTCGCGCTCGGCCTCGCCTGGTCCGCGCTGGTCGTGCACTCGTTCGTGGTGCTGAACCCGGCGGCGCTCTCCCGGGCGGGCCAAGCGGTCACCGGAACCCTCGCCGGCGTGCTGGCGGTGGCCGTGCTGCTGCCGTTCGGCCTGGCCGGGCAGTATGCCGCGATCTCGCAGTCGGCGCTGGAGAAGGTCTTCAGCGCCCCTGCCCCCACGGCGCCGTCCGCGGCCCCGTCCGGCGGGGCGGATCCGTGGGCGGGCCGGGACCGGGTGAACATCCTGCTGCTCGGCGGCGATGCCGACACCCACCGGGTGGGGGTGCGGACCGACAGCGTCAACGTGGCCAGCGTCGACGTCGAGACCGGCGACACCGTGCTGCTGAGCCTGCCGCGCAACCTGGAGAACGTTCGGTTCGTCCCCGGCTCGCCGATGGCCCGGCGGTTCCCCGACGGCTTCCGGCTGCCCGCCAACCCGGACGGCTCGCGTGAGGACCTGCTGTTCGCGGTCTGGGAGTACGCCGACTCCCACCCGGAGGTCTTCGGCGGCCGCAAGGACCAGGGCACCCGGACGCTCATGGAGACGGTCGGTCACATTCTCGGCCTGAAGATCGACTGGTATGCCCTGGTGAACATGTGGGGCTTCGCCCGGCTGATCGACGCGATCGGTGGCGTACGGCTGACCGTGCCGCAGGACGTGGTCTTCGGCAAGTACGACGAGGGGGTGGTCAAGGCCGGCACCCGCAGGCTCCGCGGGGCCGACGCGATGTGGTTCGCCCGCTCCCGGACCGACAGCGACGACTTCTCCCGGATGGGACGCCAGCGCTGCGTACTGGGCGCCCTGCTCGCGCAGACCGACCCGGCGACCGTGCTCGCCCGGTTCAACCAGGTCGCGCTGGCCACCAGGGAGCTGCTGCGGACCGACATCCCGCGCCCGATGCTGGAGCACCTGGTCCCGCTCGCCCTGAAGGTCAAGAACGCCAGGGTGACCAGCGTCCAGTTCGTCCCACCGTTGATCAACACCGGCTATCCCGACTGGCGCAAGATCCGCAGCGTCACCGCCAGAGCCATCCGCTCCTCGGGCGCACCCCGGCGGCACCTCGGCGCCACCGCCACGCCGGCTGCCACACCCGCCACCACTCCGACCCTCACCCCGGCCCCCACACCCGCCACCACTCCGGCTGCCACGCCCGCCGCCACTTCGGCTCCCCGGCCCAGCACTGGAACGGAGGACGTGACCGCGCCCAGGAACATCACCGACGGCTGCGGCTGA
- a CDS encoding alpha/beta hydrolase, whose product MPDVLGPDYELTVLPMADDYEGAVIASLVRRRAPEPTGRAVLYLHGFTDYFFQTHLADHFVAQGVDFYGLDLRKYGRSLLPHQTRGFVRSLTEYFPELDEAIRIIREEDGHDEVILNGHSTGGLIAALWADRVRGRGLVQSLVLNSPFLDLNVPSPLRIAADLFRGPMARMSPRAVLPLGPTATAYGTSLHRDHHGEWDFDLGWKPIGGFAVHAAWLAAIRRAQRRLHGGLRADVPTLVLCAEKGLRLRDFAPEAQGADVVLDPRQIAHWATRIGPHVTCVRVPGGMHDLVLSPAPVREQVFAEMDRWLTCYRSASRP is encoded by the coding sequence ATGCCCGACGTTCTCGGTCCCGACTACGAGCTCACGGTCCTGCCCATGGCCGACGACTACGAGGGGGCGGTGATCGCCTCGCTGGTACGGCGGCGCGCCCCCGAGCCCACCGGCAGGGCCGTGCTCTACCTCCACGGATTCACCGACTACTTCTTCCAGACCCATCTGGCCGACCACTTCGTCGCCCAGGGCGTCGACTTCTACGGCCTGGACCTGCGCAAGTACGGCCGCTCACTCCTTCCGCACCAGACCCGGGGCTTCGTGCGCAGCCTCACCGAGTACTTCCCGGAGCTCGACGAGGCGATCCGGATCATCCGCGAGGAGGACGGTCACGACGAGGTGATCCTCAACGGCCACTCCACCGGCGGCCTGATCGCCGCCCTGTGGGCCGACCGGGTCCGGGGCCGGGGGCTGGTCCAGAGCCTCGTGCTCAACAGCCCCTTCCTCGACCTCAACGTCCCCTCTCCCCTGCGGATCGCCGCGGACCTGTTCAGGGGGCCGATGGCCAGGATGTCCCCGCGCGCCGTCCTGCCCCTCGGGCCGACGGCCACCGCGTACGGCACGAGCCTGCACCGCGACCACCACGGCGAGTGGGACTTCGACCTGGGCTGGAAGCCGATCGGCGGGTTCGCCGTGCACGCGGCCTGGCTGGCCGCGATCCGCCGGGCCCAGCGGCGGCTGCACGGCGGTCTCCGGGCGGACGTCCCGACCCTGGTGCTGTGCGCGGAGAAAGGACTGCGGCTGCGTGACTTCGCGCCGGAGGCCCAGGGCGCCGACGTGGTGCTCGACCCCCGGCAGATCGCACACTGGGCGACCAGGATCGGCCCCCACGTCACCTGTGTCCGCGTGCCGGGCGGCATGCACGACCTGGTGCTGTCACCCGCGCCCGTGCGCGAACAGGTGTTCGCCGAGATGGACCGCTGGCTCACCTGCTACCGGTCGGCTTCCCGGCCGTGA
- a CDS encoding VWA domain-containing protein, whose translation MDERLRRWRLVLGGDADGTGCALGGTDAQMDGALSALYNGEGTGERSGGLGASAPRVARWLGDIRSYFPSTVVQVMQKDAVERLNLTRLLLEPEMLEAVEPDVHMVGTLLSLNRVMPEKARESARALIRKVVSELERRLVQKTKAAVTGALDRSARTHRPKRVADIDWDRTIRANLKNYLPERNTVVPSRLVGYGRRQRAVQREVVLCIDQSGSMAASVVYSSVFGAVLASMRSLRTSLVVFDTAVVDLTDQLHDPVELLFGTQLGGGTDINRAIAYSQGLITRPTDSIFILISDLYEGGVRQEMLRRVAQMTAAGVQVIVLLALSDEGAPFYDRDNAAALAALGVPAFACTPDAFPSLMAAAIERRDIGQWAERELERTAT comes from the coding sequence ATGGACGAGAGGCTGCGACGCTGGCGGCTGGTGCTCGGCGGGGACGCCGACGGCACCGGATGCGCGCTCGGCGGGACCGACGCCCAGATGGACGGGGCCCTGTCCGCCCTGTACAACGGCGAGGGCACAGGCGAGCGGAGCGGCGGCCTGGGGGCGTCTGCTCCCCGGGTGGCGCGCTGGCTGGGCGACATCCGCTCCTACTTCCCCTCGACCGTCGTCCAGGTCATGCAGAAGGACGCCGTCGAACGGCTGAACCTGACCCGGCTCCTGCTGGAGCCGGAGATGCTGGAGGCGGTCGAGCCCGACGTCCACATGGTCGGCACGCTGCTGTCGCTCAACCGGGTGATGCCGGAGAAGGCGCGCGAGTCGGCCCGCGCGCTGATCCGCAAGGTCGTCTCCGAGCTGGAGCGGCGGCTGGTGCAGAAGACGAAGGCGGCCGTCACCGGCGCGCTGGACCGGTCGGCGCGGACCCACCGGCCCAAGCGGGTCGCCGACATCGACTGGGACCGGACGATCCGCGCCAACCTGAAGAACTACCTGCCCGAACGGAACACCGTGGTGCCGTCGAGGCTGGTCGGGTACGGCAGGCGGCAGCGGGCCGTCCAGCGCGAGGTCGTGCTCTGCATCGACCAGAGCGGCTCGATGGCAGCCTCTGTCGTCTATTCGAGCGTCTTCGGCGCGGTGCTCGCCTCGATGCGCTCGCTCAGAACGTCGCTGGTCGTCTTCGACACCGCGGTCGTCGACCTCACCGACCAGCTCCACGACCCGGTCGAGCTGCTGTTCGGCACCCAGCTCGGCGGCGGCACCGACATCAACCGGGCCATCGCCTACAGCCAGGGTCTCATCACCCGGCCCACCGACTCGATCTTCATCCTGATCAGCGACCTCTACGAGGGCGGGGTCCGGCAGGAGATGCTCCGCAGGGTCGCCCAGATGACCGCGGCCGGAGTCCAGGTCATCGTGCTGCTCGCGCTGTCGGACGAGGGAGCGCCCTTCTACGACCGGGACAACGCCGCGGCCCTGGCCGCTCTGGGGGTGCCGGCGTTCGCCTGCACCCCCGATGCCTTCCCCAGTCTGATGGCCGCCGCGATCGAACGCCGCGACATCGGCCAGTGGGCCGAGCGCGAGCTGGAGCGCACGGCCACGTGA
- a CDS encoding crotonase/enoyl-CoA hydratase family protein — translation MSFTEIEYGVADRVATITLNRPHRLNAFTSVMRGELIEAFDRADADDEVRAVVVTGRGRAFCAGADLGGGGDTFNHRRSEEMYGGQDTVDGSPRDGGGTVALRIARSLKPVIGAVNGPAVGVGVTMTLPMDVRLASGTATFGFVFARRGIVTEAASSWFLPRIVGIAQAMEWAATGRVFSAAEALEGRLVSKVHAPGDLLPAAYALAREIADNTSAVSVAAIRRLMWSGLSAASPWEAHRADSLLMNTLGAAPDAAEGVTAFLEKRPASFPMRVSEDLPDEVPSWPVNPYGLP, via the coding sequence ATGTCTTTCACCGAGATCGAGTACGGCGTGGCCGACCGGGTGGCCACCATCACCCTGAACCGTCCCCACCGTCTCAACGCCTTCACCTCCGTCATGCGCGGCGAGCTGATCGAGGCGTTCGACCGGGCGGACGCCGACGACGAGGTGCGCGCGGTGGTCGTCACCGGCCGGGGACGGGCCTTCTGCGCCGGAGCGGACCTCGGCGGCGGCGGTGACACCTTCAACCACCGCAGGAGCGAGGAGATGTACGGCGGGCAGGACACCGTCGACGGCTCGCCACGCGACGGCGGGGGCACGGTCGCGCTCCGCATCGCCCGGTCGCTCAAGCCGGTCATCGGCGCCGTCAACGGCCCCGCCGTCGGCGTCGGGGTGACGATGACCCTGCCGATGGACGTCCGCCTCGCCTCCGGCACGGCGACGTTCGGTTTCGTCTTCGCCCGGCGCGGCATCGTGACGGAGGCCGCCTCAAGCTGGTTCCTGCCCCGTATCGTCGGCATCGCCCAGGCCATGGAGTGGGCCGCCACCGGCCGGGTCTTCTCCGCCGCCGAGGCCCTCGAAGGCCGTCTGGTCTCGAAGGTCCACGCCCCCGGCGACCTGCTGCCGGCCGCCTACGCGCTGGCCCGCGAGATCGCCGACAACACCTCGGCGGTCTCGGTCGCCGCCATCCGCCGGCTCATGTGGTCCGGCCTGTCGGCCGCGTCCCCGTGGGAGGCGCACCGCGCCGACTCCCTCCTGATGAACACTCTCGGCGCCGCCCCCGACGCGGCCGAGGGCGTCACGGCCTTCCTGGAGAAGCGCCCGGCGAGCTTCCCGATGAGGGTCAGCGAGGATCTTCCGGACGAGGTCCCCTCCTGGCCCGTCAACCCCTACGGGCTACCCTGA
- a CDS encoding enolase C-terminal domain-like protein, whose amino-acid sequence MPRVRELEVFRLVLPYGRRPESILVRLTDYGGMTGWGEVVDPAPKTWAALEEMLADALIGVDWEHPDELGVLPGGSAADMACWDLWARMRGVPLSHALGGSRTSLTATVRIGAERNLESLVARVNRHVCAGYAHITLDVHPGWDIEPLRAVRQAYPALSIAVDARGAYTDIGALEALDAYTLSSIERPFADLADHAELQERVAAAVLLEVSSLAELDEAILVKAGRALLLRPDVLGSLNEARQVHDHAVRAGWEIACAGGRGTGLARAATVAVASLPGCALPCDVAEPPRSAQIVIPPVGASGGVVAVPLTQPGLGHTVDVARVRRLAKACYAT is encoded by the coding sequence ATGCCACGCGTACGTGAGCTCGAGGTGTTCCGCCTGGTCCTGCCGTACGGCAGGCGGCCGGAGAGCATCCTCGTCCGGCTCACCGACTATGGCGGCATGACCGGATGGGGAGAGGTCGTCGATCCCGCCCCCAAGACCTGGGCGGCGCTGGAGGAGATGCTCGCCGACGCGCTGATCGGTGTCGACTGGGAGCATCCGGACGAACTGGGCGTCCTGCCCGGCGGTTCGGCCGCGGACATGGCCTGCTGGGACCTGTGGGCGAGGATGCGCGGCGTGCCGCTCTCCCACGCGCTCGGCGGCAGCCGTACCTCGTTGACGGCCACCGTCAGGATCGGTGCCGAGCGCAACCTGGAGAGCCTGGTCGCGCGGGTGAACCGCCATGTCTGCGCCGGCTACGCGCACATCACCCTGGACGTCCACCCCGGCTGGGACATCGAGCCGCTGCGGGCCGTCCGCCAGGCCTACCCGGCGCTGAGCATCGCCGTGGACGCCCGTGGCGCCTACACCGACATCGGAGCCCTCGAGGCGCTGGACGCCTACACGCTCTCGTCCATCGAGCGCCCGTTCGCCGACCTCGCCGACCACGCCGAACTGCAGGAGCGCGTCGCCGCCGCCGTCCTGCTGGAGGTGTCCTCGCTGGCCGAGCTCGACGAGGCGATCCTCGTGAAGGCCGGCCGGGCGCTGCTGCTCCGCCCTGATGTCCTGGGCTCCCTGAACGAGGCGCGGCAGGTCCACGACCACGCCGTGCGGGCGGGATGGGAGATCGCCTGTGCCGGTGGCCGGGGCACCGGTCTCGCCCGGGCGGCCACGGTCGCCGTGGCCAGCCTGCCCGGCTGCGCCCTTCCCTGCGACGTGGCCGAGCCGCCGCGCAGTGCGCAGATCGTCATCCCGCCGGTCGGCGCCTCCGGCGGCGTCGTGGCCGTGCCGCTCACGCAGCCGGGCCTCGGCCACACCGTCGACGTGGCCCGCGTCCGCCGTCTCGCCAAGGCCTGCTACGCCACCTGA
- a CDS encoding MFS transporter, producing MTMTTALPPPTGIFAERHRALTVGMVALITLVAFEYLAVATAMPVVADELDGHALYGLAFSGALAAGVIATVLGGRWSDAAGPVAPLWAGVAAFTAGLVVAGTAPTMDLFIAGRFVQGFGGGLFQVSMYVLVSRVYPAEIHPRVFSIFATAWVVPSMIGPVITGLVVESAGWRWVFLGVAVFVLPAALLLWRGLATAPMSDRPASEARPSIVRRLGWAVLTAVGAALLQYGGAARGAGLIMLLAGLAVLAASLPRLLPAGTLRAARGLPSVITLRGIVAGAAIGGEAFLPLMLNEERGLSLTMAGLTLTGGALSWSFGSWVVGRRRFDRVLVLRTGSVLVASGLALMGLTVFAVVPVAAAFLGEIVLGLGMGIVYPTLSVLILELSRPGEEGENSASMGVGESVYTVVSVAVTGAIVAALGAATSTYVLCFALVALMAVMGALVAGRVRS from the coding sequence ATGACTATGACGACGGCTCTGCCACCACCCACCGGGATCTTCGCCGAGCGACACCGCGCGCTGACGGTCGGCATGGTGGCGCTCATCACCTTGGTCGCCTTCGAATATCTGGCGGTGGCGACCGCCATGCCGGTCGTGGCCGACGAGTTGGACGGGCACGCGCTGTACGGGCTGGCGTTCAGCGGGGCGCTGGCGGCCGGAGTGATCGCGACGGTGCTGGGTGGCCGGTGGAGTGACGCCGCGGGGCCGGTTGCGCCACTCTGGGCAGGCGTGGCGGCGTTCACCGCCGGACTGGTCGTCGCCGGGACGGCGCCGACCATGGACCTGTTCATCGCGGGCCGGTTCGTCCAGGGCTTCGGCGGAGGCCTCTTCCAGGTCTCGATGTACGTGCTGGTCTCGCGGGTCTACCCCGCGGAGATCCATCCCCGGGTGTTCTCGATCTTCGCCACCGCCTGGGTGGTGCCTTCCATGATCGGTCCGGTCATCACCGGCCTGGTGGTGGAGAGCGCGGGCTGGCGGTGGGTCTTCCTCGGGGTGGCGGTGTTCGTCCTCCCGGCCGCGCTGCTGCTCTGGCGTGGCCTGGCCACCGCGCCGATGTCGGACCGGCCGGCATCGGAAGCGCGCCCCTCGATCGTGAGGCGACTGGGCTGGGCGGTGCTGACCGCGGTCGGCGCGGCGCTCCTGCAGTACGGCGGGGCGGCCCGGGGCGCCGGGCTGATCATGCTGCTCGCCGGCCTGGCCGTACTGGCCGCGTCGCTGCCCCGGCTGCTCCCCGCGGGTACCCTGCGTGCCGCCCGCGGCCTACCCTCGGTGATCACCCTGCGCGGGATCGTCGCGGGCGCGGCCATCGGCGGTGAGGCGTTCCTGCCGCTGATGCTCAACGAGGAACGCGGCCTGTCGCTCACCATGGCCGGGCTCACGCTGACCGGGGGCGCGCTGAGCTGGTCGTTCGGTTCGTGGGTGGTGGGTCGCAGGCGGTTCGACCGGGTCCTGGTCCTGCGCACCGGCTCCGTGCTGGTCGCCTCGGGACTCGCCCTGATGGGGCTGACCGTGTTCGCCGTGGTTCCGGTGGCCGCCGCCTTCCTCGGCGAGATCGTCCTGGGACTCGGCATGGGGATCGTGTACCCGACGCTGTCGGTGCTCATCCTGGAGTTGTCGCGTCCCGGAGAGGAGGGGGAGAACAGCGCGTCGATGGGTGTCGGCGAGTCGGTCTACACGGTCGTCTCGGTCGCGGTCACCGGCGCCATCGTGGCGGCCCTGGGCGCCGCCACCTCCACCTACGTCCTGTGTTTCGCGCTGGTCGCACTGATGGCGGTGATGGGCGCTCTGGTGGCGGGCAGGGTCAGAAGCTGA
- a CDS encoding exonuclease SbcCD subunit D, whose amino-acid sequence MRVLHTSDWHLGRSFHRESLLAAQGAFVDHLIETVRAERIDVVVVSGDVYDRALPSVDAVDLCNQALRRLVDERVRTVLISGNHDSARRLGFGADLIDAAGVHLRTDPERVGEPVVIDDVAFYGIPYLEPELVREPWELPARTHTAAIGHAMSLVRADLSRRGPRAVVLAHAFVTGGQASDSERDISVGGVAHVPVSAFDGVDYVALGHLHGRQRMSETVRYSGSPIAYSFSEAGQLKGSWLVELGPEGQVTAEFAEAPVPRPVHRLRGRLDDLLSSAEHTPYESHWLQVTLTDPIRPKGAMERLRSRFEHTLTLFFEPEGGIRETVARPKLAGRPELDVTLDFVREVRGEAADADEIRLIQEAVEACRTKEAMA is encoded by the coding sequence ATGCGCGTGCTGCACACATCGGACTGGCATCTGGGCCGTTCGTTCCACCGTGAGAGCCTCCTGGCCGCCCAGGGGGCCTTCGTCGACCACCTGATCGAGACGGTACGGGCCGAGCGGATCGACGTGGTCGTCGTCTCCGGCGACGTCTACGACCGGGCGCTGCCCTCAGTCGACGCGGTGGACCTGTGCAACCAGGCGCTGCGGCGGCTGGTCGACGAGCGCGTGCGCACCGTGCTGATCAGCGGCAACCACGACTCCGCGCGCCGGCTCGGCTTCGGCGCCGATCTCATCGACGCCGCGGGCGTCCACCTGCGCACCGACCCGGAACGGGTCGGCGAGCCCGTGGTGATCGACGACGTCGCGTTCTACGGCATCCCCTACCTGGAGCCCGAACTGGTCCGCGAACCCTGGGAGCTGCCCGCGCGCACCCACACCGCCGCGATCGGCCACGCCATGTCCCTGGTCCGCGCCGATCTCAGCAGACGGGGCCCCCGGGCGGTGGTCCTGGCCCACGCGTTCGTGACGGGAGGGCAGGCCAGCGACAGCGAGCGCGACATCAGCGTCGGCGGGGTGGCGCACGTCCCGGTCTCGGCCTTCGACGGCGTCGACTACGTGGCGCTGGGCCATCTCCACGGACGTCAGCGGATGAGCGAGACCGTCCGCTACTCCGGCTCCCCGATCGCCTACTCCTTCTCCGAGGCAGGCCAGCTGAAGGGTTCCTGGCTGGTGGAGCTCGGCCCCGAGGGGCAGGTGACCGCGGAGTTCGCCGAGGCGCCGGTGCCCCGGCCGGTCCACCGGCTCCGCGGCCGTCTCGACGACCTGCTGTCCTCGGCCGAGCACACCCCCTACGAGAGCCACTGGCTGCAGGTGACGCTCACCGACCCGATCCGGCCGAAGGGCGCCATGGAGCGGCTCCGGTCGCGTTTCGAGCACACCCTCACGCTCTTCTTCGAACCGGAGGGCGGCATCCGCGAGACCGTGGCACGGCCGAAGCTGGCCGGGCGTCCCGAGCTCGACGTCACCCTCGACTTCGTCCGGGAGGTGCGCGGCGAGGCCGCCGACGCCGACGAGATCCGCCTGATCCAGGAGGCCGTGGAGGCCTGCCGTACCAAGGAGGCGATGGCGTAG